CCTGCTCGCTGCTCATGTTGGAACCTAACGGACACTCCTATTAAGTTCGACGTGTCCGGGTCATCTGTTCGATCACGTCACGGTGGTTTCACTGGTCTGATACGGAGTCCGCCACAGTGCCCTCAAAATGAAAGCCACAGTTCGTCGGTCCTGTCGCCATCCGTTCTGTGTGGTCGATGGATCGTCTACCGGAAGATGCCAAGAGCGGGCGTTGAGGTACTCAGTACGTCCAGCGTCGGTTCATTTGCGCGGCCAATTCCGGCCAGTCCTCGGCAATTCGCTCTGGATCTCGCATGCCATTCACGTTGACAACGTGAAGCATTCCCCTCTCGTCTGAGTACACGTCCTGAAAGTCGTAGACGACGCCGAGGACGTTCATCTCGTCCGAGACAATAGCACTGTCGAGGAGGAACTCGATCTGCTTATCGACGTTGTACTCCACTAATCGGTTGATCGCCTCGCTTTCCTCGATGTCATCTGGGAGCGCCTCGACGCCGTCCGTCAGTCGCAGTTTCAAAAGGTCAATACAGTGGCGGATTCCGGCCGGTTCGGCGATTCCATCAACGATATCCTTATAGGTTGCTGTGACGGCTCCACAGCCGGTGTGACCGATCACGACGACATTTTCGGTACCAGTGTGTACCAACGGATACGACACATCACCAGACACAGCCAGTCCGTCGGCAGTCTCCTCAAACACTCTGTTGCCGATATTGCTACACGTAAAAACGTGTCCAGGTGTGCGATTTTCAATCATTTCGTCTTGTAACACACGGGAGTCAGAACAACAGACCGTGACGGACTCGGGTGATTGTCCGTCCTGTACCGATTCAAATTGCTCGTTCTCGAACGACTGAGCGTGGCTCTTGTTTTGTTTTAACAGTTCGATGAGGGTTTTCGTCATTGTGAACACGGCAAACCACACGGGGGACTGATAAACGAGTTATGACTGGTCGCTGGGCCATTCGCCGCATGTATCCACGAGGAGGAGCGCCATCCGAACGTTCTTTTGTGTGGTCCTTCGATCGAAACCGACTATCCGTGTCGTGCTGCGGTGGCTGTGATTAATCCTGTGTCTCACTGCGATCGACTGCGAACGGGGAGTCTGACTCCGTCCACTTCCAGCCAGGGAGTCGCGTCTGAAATCCAGCGGCGAGTGCCGCATCGAGGTCGTCTTCGCCGGCCGGACCCTCTGGATGGTGATGGATGTCGGCGTAGTGGAACGTCGCCTCAGCAAGCAGCGATCGTGGCTGTTCACCAGCAATCGTGGCTGCGAGTTCACGGCCGAGTAGTTCGTCAACGACAAAGCCCGGATAATCACCCGCTACATCAAGTTCACGGAGGATAGCGACGAGAGCAGCAATGTTCACAGCGCGGTCACCATCCGCGAACACGATATCCACTTCTTCACGGTACTGCTCGTCACTGACGGGAGAAACGTCGGTATCGAACTCCTTACCGAGCGCGTCTCGGACGGTCGTAATGAGCGAAGCGATCGGACGCTCACGGACATAGACGTATTCTTCACGAACGCGCGTGGCTGTAAGATGCATAGTACGATCGAAACTGATTACCCAGCATTTGCCCACTGACTGGGCGAATCCGTGAAACGATTTACAACGGGCGATATATATCCTGTGTGGTTGCGAAGGGTTTTATAATGACCATGCTTTAGAAAGGACTAACGCGGGTTTTCCGGGCCGTCTTGACGGTCATGATTTCACAGTATGACCTGTTGTTTGATCCCAGTGTTGGTTCCAGGTCGCCGATACGATCGGCGTGCCCACGAGTTGTGTGCTTCGGAACCCCGCCTATATCTACGTGACCTATGAGCACGGTAGAGAAGCAACTTGACGATTTAAAAGCAGAGATCGCAGCCGAGATACCGAACGACATCTCCGTCTCCGACGTGACCTACGAGGGCCCCGAACTTGTCATCTATACACGGGACCCAAAGAAGTTCGCCCAGAACGGCGATCTGATTCGGACGCTGGCTGGAAAGCTCCGGAAACGAATTACCGTCCGCCCCGATCCCGACGTACTCGCGCGACCCCAGGACGCTGAAGCGCAAATTCGAGCCATCATACCCGAAGAAGCGGGTGTGACCGACCTCGATTTCCACGCCGATACTGGCGAGGTCGTCATCGAGGCCCAAAAGCCGGGAATGGTTATCGGCCGCCACGGATCGACGTTGCGTGAGATCACTCAGAAGATCGGCTGGACGCCCGAAGTCGTTCGGACTCCACCGATTGAGTCCGCAACGGTCTCGAACGTCCGGAATTTCCTGAAACAAGAGCGTGAGGATCGCCGTGATATCTTAGAGCGCGTTGGACGACAGATTCACCGCGAGGAACTCTCGAAAGAGCAGTGGGTTCGGATTAGCACGCTTGGATGCTGCCGTGAAGTCGGCCGTGCAAGCTTCATTCTTTCGACGGCTGAGACGCGGATCCTCATCGATTGTGGTGACAAGCCAGGGGCTGAGGACGAAGTTCCCTATCTACAAGCCCCCGAGGCGAATCCACTCAACTCCATCGACGCCGTCGTGCTTACCCACGCACACCTCGATCACTCCGCGCTTATTCCATTACTCTTCAAATACGGCTACGACGGGCCGATTTACTGCACGGAACCGACCCGAGACTTGATGGGGCTGTTGACGCTCGATTATCTGGACGTCGCAGGAAAAGAGGGTCGGACGCCGCCCTACGAGAGCGAAATGGTCCGTGAAGCGTTGAAACACACGATTCCGATCGAATACGGCGATGTAACCGATATTGCACCGGATGTAAAACTCACGCTGCACAACGCGGGACACATCCTCGGCAGCGCAGTATCGCACTTTCACATTGGCGATGGACTCTACAATGTGGCGTTCTCGGGAGATATTCACTACGAGGACACCAGACTGTTCAACGGTGCGACCAACGAGTTCCCACGCGTCGAAACGCTCGTCATGGAATCGACCTACGGCGGCCGCAACGACTACCAGACCGATCAAGCAGACTCCGAAGCGAAGTTGATGGAAGTCATTCAGGAGACGCACGATCAGGGTGGAAAAGTCGTTATCCCTGCCTTCGCAGTCGGTCGGTCACAAGAGATCATGCTCGTTCTCGAAGAGGCGATGCGCGAGGGGCGTCTCCCAGAGATGCCAGTTCATCTCGACGGAATGATCTGGGAAGCAACAGCGATTCACACCACCTATCCCGAGTATCTGCGCGATGAACTGCGCGATCGCATCTTCCACGATGATGAGAATCCCTTCCTCTCTTCTCAGTTCAACCACATCGACGGCGGTGAGGACGAACGCAGAGAAGTGACCGACGGTGGTCCCTGCATCATTCTTTCGACATCAGGAATGGTTACTGGTGGACCGATCATGTCGTGGCTCGAACACCTCGGCCCGGATCCAGATTCGACAATGGTATTTGTCGGATACCAGGCCCAAGGCACGCTCGGTCGACGCATCCAGAGTGGATGGGACGAGATCCCGATGAACGGTCGCGGTGGACGCTCTGATACACTCTCGCTCGAATTCGGTGTCGAAACCGTAGACGGATTCTCCGGTCACTCTGGCAGACAAGGTCTCATGAACTTCGTCCGAACGATGAATCCGCGACCCGAAAAAGTCCTTTGTGTTCATGGAGACGAGTCCTCCGTTCAAGATCTCTCTTCTGCAATATATCATAAATTCGATATAAGAACATTCGCTCCGAAAAACCTCGAAACGTTCCGGTTTAGATAAGCGTCGTCCCCGATCACGACCGCTGTAATTTTTATCAATACGGTCAGATGCACGCTCCAGACTTGTATTTTGATTGAAAGAAAACGCCCGAAGGAGCCAAACGGACGTTGAATTGCGAGAGGAATGGCATCCCATACCGATCGGCGGATTTGTATGGTTGGCCCCTTCACTCAACCATTCTCATCGGTAACTATAACCATGCTGGTTAATGTCATATTTGCCATTCGGCTTCGTTACATAGGTTTCGGTTGCGGATGAGCCGTAGCGTTCAGTACCCTCGGTACCAAAGGGATTGTATGTGGTGCCATTACTGCGAGGAGGAGGCGACCATGGCCGTCGAGAAGGGTGGTGTCAAGGTTGGGCTTTGCAAGCAGCACTTCCGTGAACGTCTCGAGGAGTTGAAGTCGGAAGGATGGCTCGACGATCTTCGAGACGAGCTAAACACGGATCGGATCGAGTAGTCGGAGATTCTTACATGGTTTGATTGCGTTGGGTATCCGGGATGGGGTATCCGCTGTCTGAGGTGCGAGATGAGTATAACGAGCACAATTTGGTAGGGATGAGACGCAGATTAACCCATGAATCAAACACGGGTTTTATCGCTTTGCTCACTGAGTAAAATGACATGGAGCATGTTCAAATTGACAATATTGGCGACTTGATGAGTCCTGCGGACGTGAGACGGCCAGTCGGGAAGAAACTCGGAACGACCGACATGGCGATCAATTACTTCGAACTCGCACCAGATGAGAGCTTTGCGTTCGGCTACCACCGCCATGCTGACCAAGAAGAGGTATTTTACATTCAGTCGGGATCGGTCACGTTCGAGACGGAAAACGGTGACGTGGTTGTTGGAACCAACGAAACGATCCGCTTTGAGGCCGGTGAATGGCAGCAAGGGTTCAATCGAGGCGACGAACGAGTTGTTGCTTTGGCGATCGGTGCCCCCTTTGATGCAGGCGAAACAGAGGTCCAGCGCGAGTGTTCTGCGTGTGGAAAGCAGACGCCACAACGCATCGAATCCGCGGACGATGTCCTCGTAACGATCTGTGAATCGTGCGAAACCGAAACTGGTCGATTCACCTGATAGGCGATGAACTGATGAACCACAAGCACGCTCTCCCCGTACTCGTCTACGACGATGATTGTGGGTTTTGCACGTGGTGTGCGGCGTGGGTCGTCCGCCACGGATCACTTGATGCCGTTGGATTCGCTAATCTGACAGCCGACGATCGTTCCCGTCTTCCAGACGATTACGAAGCGTGTGCGCATCTGATCACCACCGATAGCGTCTATTCTTGTGGTGCAGCCGCTGAATGGGCTATTGCTCGAACGTATCCGGAGCTACAACCGCTCTTTTGTGCGTTCCGGCTTCTTCCAGGCTATTCGAGTGTTCGGGAGCGACTGTACAGATTTCTCGCAAACCGTCGCTCGTGGCTCGGAAAGATCCTCAGCGCGGAGTCGCCGGTCGGTGAGCGCGACCAGTTGTAGTATTAATCGAACGCTGCGATTCCCGTCAGATCCTGTCCGAGAATGAGCGAATGGATGTCGTGCGTTCCTTCGTAAGTGTAGACCGTCTCCATGTTTGCGAGATGACGCATCGGTGAATAATCGGCAGTAATCCCGTTGCCGCCGAGGATTTCACGAGCAATGCGCGATTGCTCGCGGGCCATCCGGACGTTGTTCCGCTTTGCCATTGAGACGTGTTGTGGGCGGAGGTCACCGCGTTCTTTGAGGCTGGCAAGCCGATGGGCGAGTAGTTGCGCCAGCGTGATCTGGGTCGCCATTTCAGCGAGCTTCTCTTGTTGGAGTTGGAACCGTGCGATCGGGCCACCGAACTGCTCTCGGTCGCGTGCGTACTGGCAGGCCGTTTCGAAGCAGTTCCGAGCGGCTCCCACGGCTCCCCACGCGATCCCGTAGCGCGCCTGTGTGAGACACGACAGGGGGCCTTTCATCCCTTCGACGTCCGGCAGCACGTTCTCTGCGGGAACGTGGACGTCATTCAATCCGATTTCGCCGGTGATCGACGCCCGAAGTGAGAGCTTTTCTCCGATCTTGTTGGTCGAGACGCCATCGCGGTTGGTCTCGACGAGAAATCCACGCACCGACTGTTCTGCGGTCGATCGATCTCGTGCCCAGACGACAGCCACGTCAGCGATCGGTGAATTGGTAATCCACGTCTTCGAGCCGTTGAGAACATAATCATCACTTGCGTGCCCTGCACGCTCGGCGTAGGTTTCCATCCCTGTTGGATTCGATCCATGTTGGGGTTCGGTCAGTCCGAAACAGCCGACCGCTTCGCCGGTTCCCAGTTTCGGCAGCCACTCGTCTTTCTGTGCCTCTGACCCGTAGGCGAAGATCGGGTACATCACGAGTGCGCCCTGAACGCTCGCCATCGACCGAAGCCCCGAGTCACAAGCCTCTAACTCCTGCATCAGAACCCCATACGCCGTCTCGCTCACGCCCGGAAGTCCGTAGCCATCTAGATTGGGCGCGTAAAATCCGATCTCCCCCATCTCTGGAATGAGATCCGTCGGAAATGTCCCCTCGAGCCAGTGTTCCGCGATATCCGGCGCAACGCGGTCCTCGACGAACTCACGAGCTGTCTCACGAATCATTCGCTCTTCTGCAGAGAGGTCAGCCTCCAAATCCACGTAATCGAGCATGATATACCTCGGTGGCGGCTCAGTAAAAACGCTCGGCAATTCGACCCAGTCCCTAGTATCTCACTCAGTCAGCGATTGTGACAGACGAGCCCCCGATTGATTTTGGCGTCTATCACTCTGTCGTTGATGGGACGAGATAGGTTGAAAGCATCTCTACGGCACGGTCGATGGGACCATCGTGAATCCGGCAAACGTAGTCGGTCAAGAACGCGGGTTGGAGTGAAGCAACCGCATGGGGAACGATCGAACTATCCCGTGGAGCTTGTCGATGTCGGTAATCGTCAGTATCGAGAGAAACACGCTCTGTGTACCATGTTTTCGTTGTGAGACCCATTACGACGTACTGGTCCGTATCGAATGGATGATGCTGGTTATTCACGATAACCCATGGGCGGGTTGCGTCGATGCGGTCTTTGAATGGATCGGGCGCGAGCACGACGTGACCGCGCTCAAGCGCGTCAAAAGCGGGGATCGATTCGCTCACGCATCATCCTCGTCTGCATTATCCACTGCCGAAAGCCACTCTTCACGACTTTCCGGCCCGAGTTCATCATCGAGGAACTGCGCTGTCGAGTGAAAGACGAATGCATCTTTAACTGCAGAATAATCACCGATCGTCCAGTACGGTTCCTTGTGTCGCACGAGACTTCGATCTTCTAACCGAGTGAGGACAGGATGAATCGAGTTAGGGTTTATATCCGTCTCCGCAACGATTTCGGACGCCTTGTACGCCTGATCCCGATTCTGAACGAGAAATCGAATAACTCGCTCGGCATTCGTTTCGGGATGCGTTGGTGGTTCGTACTGGTCGAATTCCGCACTACTAATCGGCATTGTTACACTCGTGTATATCTTTAACACACCATCGTTTATAAACGTATCTTCGTATGCTGTATTATTGTATGCTCTCTGAGCTCAGAGCTACTGCTTGTGAAATCTCGGATGCAGAATGGGTTGTACGCTCAACACCACGCCATTCACAGAGAATATCATAAAAGGTTGCTGTGGCCGTCGATTCCTCTGAAACAGGGTGAATCGGTCGTTCGGCAGGTCCGTGTCTTTATCACTCCTGTATACTTTTCAGAACTGAGACCCTTGGCAGCTTTGTGACTGAAGGAGATGCAGACATTCCCGAGAATCGCTGTGGATTGAACTGCGTCCAGAGGATATCGTCTACTGGGAGGACGGAAAATACGGCCCATGGGGCGTTAGAACCCTCATGTGATATCTCACGAAGCACGGCGAAAGCGTCAGACGCGTACTCACGTGGTGGGGTGTCGTCATCCTCACGGCGGGCGCGCTCTTCCTCTTTGTTGGCGGGGTTCGTGATCCACCGGAACCATACACGCACTCGCGTCATTCGCTGACTTGGCTACGATAGAAGGGTGGCAGAAAATGCTACTGAATGTGTATTTCAGCGTCACCACGTTTTCGACGATTATGGATGTCGACCTCGCACCCGCCGGACCGGGGGCACGGGTGCTCGTCGCGGGCGAATCGATTGCCGGCGCACTGCTTGTCGCCCTTCTCGTCTTCGTCCTTGGGTGGCAGATCGCACGATAATCACCGTCACCAGACCGAACAGCAACACACTCACACCCGAACAGCTCGTCCTCGAATCCTCCCTCTGCACACAGAACGAGCCGTCTACCTTTTTTCACGCGGTGGCGTCAGCGCGAACAGCGCGCGTGTAGTCGGTGAAGTTCTGGAACAACTGCTTCGATTTACAGGCGGCGGCATAATTTTCGTCGGTGATTCCCTCCAGAACGCTCTCGATGCGCTCGTCCTCAAGGAAATCCTTGCGTTGGGTGACCGCCGTGGCGGTTGCCATGTCGTACTCCGGATGGAACTGGACCCCGAAGGCATGTCCAGCGCGAAAGCCGTGGATGCCGTAGTCGTTCTCTGCAATGATGGTTGCGTCCTCTGGCAGTTCAGTGACGGCATCGCCGTGTGTCGTAAACGCCGTGAATCGGTCGTCAATTCCCTCGAACAGCGGCGAGTCGCTTCGTTCGATCTCGCGATAACCGATCTCGTATCCGTCCATCGCTTCGACGCTCCCACCGAGCGCCGCTGCGAGCAACTGATGACCGAAACAGACGCCGAGGATCGGAAGCCCACGATCGTCGGCCTCTCGCACCCACTCGGTCGCCGCTCTGATCCACGGTTCGTCCCAGTACGCAGACGCCGCAGAGCCCGTGACAACCACGCCATCGAAATCGAAATCGGGTGGGAGTTGGTCCCGACTCAGGACGAACTCGGCAAGATCGGCGTCGAGTTCGCGCCGGAAGTTCCGGTTGGTGGTATGGATCCCCTCCTCACTCTGTGAGGCGTTCAGCAGAGCGAGTCGCAATCGTGTCATTACTCATACGAACGTTTCGAAGCGTTTGGAATTTTCGTTCGAGGAAAGATGGAGCTGTTTACTGTCGCATAATTGTGTGTAATCTACCCGATCCAGATCGAGTCAGTAGAGCGGCCGAGCGACACAGTTGAATCGTGTCGTCACTCGTTCGTACTCTCGATCGATTCGAGAAATCCCAAAATCATGTCGTTCGCGTGTTTTGAGGCTTCGATGAACGCGAGATGTCGTCCGGTGAGCGTTTCGAACCGTCCGCTCGGGAGTGAATCCGCCAGCTCGTTGCCCGCTTGCATCGGTATCAGCGGATCGTCGCTCCCGTGGAGGACCAGTGCTGGAATCGTGATCTCGTACGGTTTCTCGCATTCGAACGCACGCATCGCGCTGGCCTGTGCCTCTCGTGCGTTCGCGCTGGCGTCTTCATCCCGTCGCCAGTCGAGTATTCCCTCGATAATCTCTCGCTCTTCGAGGAACGCATCGCTGAAACAGGGTTCGAGTGACTCCGGTCTCATCTCCCCCATCTGTTCGAGAATACTGCCAGCAACCCGATCGCCGTTCAACGCTGTCCCCATGAGCGTCAGACTCCGGGCGCGGTTGTACTCACTGGCGTACGCGAGCGCGACCATTCCGCCGAACCCTGCACCGACGAGATGCACGCGCCGTGCGCCGTGATCGGAGAGGACAGCTTCGACAGCCGCTGCACATGTCTCGACGCTGTCCGACGCCGACTGCGTATCCGAGCGCCCCGTTCCGCGTGGATCGAACACCACCGTTTCGAATGGACCACAGAGGGATGCATACTGCCACCCCCACAGCCACGCACCGTACCCTATATCGTTCACAAACGCCACTGTCGGGCCAGTGCCGTCGGTTTCGTAGTAAATCGAATCGTCTTCGACAGAAGTGAATGGCATGAGTAACACGTACAGATACCGATTGACAACGGTTTCGACGCGTACTGGGACGCGTCA
The nucleotide sequence above comes from Halocatena marina. Encoded proteins:
- a CDS encoding thiol-disulfide oxidoreductase DCC family protein, producing the protein MNHKHALPVLVYDDDCGFCTWCAAWVVRHGSLDAVGFANLTADDRSRLPDDYEACAHLITTDSVYSCGAAAEWAIARTYPELQPLFCAFRLLPGYSSVRERLYRFLANRRSWLGKILSAESPVGERDQL
- a CDS encoding beta-CASP ribonuclease aCPSF1, encoding MSTVEKQLDDLKAEIAAEIPNDISVSDVTYEGPELVIYTRDPKKFAQNGDLIRTLAGKLRKRITVRPDPDVLARPQDAEAQIRAIIPEEAGVTDLDFHADTGEVVIEAQKPGMVIGRHGSTLREITQKIGWTPEVVRTPPIESATVSNVRNFLKQEREDRRDILERVGRQIHREELSKEQWVRISTLGCCREVGRASFILSTAETRILIDCGDKPGAEDEVPYLQAPEANPLNSIDAVVLTHAHLDHSALIPLLFKYGYDGPIYCTEPTRDLMGLLTLDYLDVAGKEGRTPPYESEMVREALKHTIPIEYGDVTDIAPDVKLTLHNAGHILGSAVSHFHIGDGLYNVAFSGDIHYEDTRLFNGATNEFPRVETLVMESTYGGRNDYQTDQADSEAKLMEVIQETHDQGGKVVIPAFAVGRSQEIMLVLEEAMREGRLPEMPVHLDGMIWEATAIHTTYPEYLRDELRDRIFHDDENPFLSSQFNHIDGGEDERREVTDGGPCIILSTSGMVTGGPIMSWLEHLGPDPDSTMVFVGYQAQGTLGRRIQSGWDEIPMNGRGGRSDTLSLEFGVETVDGFSGHSGRQGLMNFVRTMNPRPEKVLCVHGDESSVQDLSSAIYHKFDIRTFAPKNLETFRFR
- a CDS encoding type 1 glutamine amidotransferase, with the translated sequence MTRLRLALLNASQSEEGIHTTNRNFRRELDADLAEFVLSRDQLPPDFDFDGVVVTGSAASAYWDEPWIRAATEWVREADDRGLPILGVCFGHQLLAAALGGSVEAMDGYEIGYREIERSDSPLFEGIDDRFTAFTTHGDAVTELPEDATIIAENDYGIHGFRAGHAFGVQFHPEYDMATATAVTQRKDFLEDERIESVLEGITDENYAAACKSKQLFQNFTDYTRAVRADATA
- a CDS encoding type II toxin-antitoxin system PemK/MazF family toxin, with the translated sequence MSESIPAFDALERGHVVLAPDPFKDRIDATRPWVIVNNQHHPFDTDQYVVMGLTTKTWYTERVSLDTDDYRHRQAPRDSSIVPHAVASLQPAFLTDYVCRIHDGPIDRAVEMLSTYLVPSTTE
- a CDS encoding MarR family transcriptional regulator; this encodes MPISSAEFDQYEPPTHPETNAERVIRFLVQNRDQAYKASEIVAETDINPNSIHPVLTRLEDRSLVRHKEPYWTIGDYSAVKDAFVFHSTAQFLDDELGPESREEWLSAVDNADEDDA
- a CDS encoding ion channel, which encodes MLLNVYFSVTTFSTIMDVDLAPAGPGARVLVAGESIAGALLVALLVFVLGWQIAR
- a CDS encoding alpha/beta fold hydrolase, giving the protein MPFTSVEDDSIYYETDGTGPTVAFVNDIGYGAWLWGWQYASLCGPFETVVFDPRGTGRSDTQSASDSVETCAAAVEAVLSDHGARRVHLVGAGFGGMVALAYASEYNRARSLTLMGTALNGDRVAGSILEQMGEMRPESLEPCFSDAFLEEREIIEGILDWRRDEDASANAREAQASAMRAFECEKPYEITIPALVLHGSDDPLIPMQAGNELADSLPSGRFETLTGRHLAFIEASKHANDMILGFLESIESTNE
- a CDS encoding carbonic anhydrase, producing the protein MTKTLIELLKQNKSHAQSFENEQFESVQDGQSPESVTVCCSDSRVLQDEMIENRTPGHVFTCSNIGNRVFEETADGLAVSGDVSYPLVHTGTENVVVIGHTGCGAVTATYKDIVDGIAEPAGIRHCIDLLKLRLTDGVEALPDDIEESEAINRLVEYNVDKQIEFLLDSAIVSDEMNVLGVVYDFQDVYSDERGMLHVVNVNGMRDPERIAEDWPELAAQMNRRWTY
- a CDS encoding cupin domain-containing protein, with translation MEHVQIDNIGDLMSPADVRRPVGKKLGTTDMAINYFELAPDESFAFGYHRHADQEEVFYIQSGSVTFETENGDVVVGTNETIRFEAGEWQQGFNRGDERVVALAIGAPFDAGETEVQRECSACGKQTPQRIESADDVLVTICESCETETGRFT
- a CDS encoding DUF6757 family protein, which gives rise to MWCHYCEEEATMAVEKGGVKVGLCKQHFRERLEELKSEGWLDDLRDELNTDRIE
- a CDS encoding acyl-CoA dehydrogenase family protein, yielding MLDYVDLEADLSAEERMIRETAREFVEDRVAPDIAEHWLEGTFPTDLIPEMGEIGFYAPNLDGYGLPGVSETAYGVLMQELEACDSGLRSMASVQGALVMYPIFAYGSEAQKDEWLPKLGTGEAVGCFGLTEPQHGSNPTGMETYAERAGHASDDYVLNGSKTWITNSPIADVAVVWARDRSTAEQSVRGFLVETNRDGVSTNKIGEKLSLRASITGEIGLNDVHVPAENVLPDVEGMKGPLSCLTQARYGIAWGAVGAARNCFETACQYARDREQFGGPIARFQLQQEKLAEMATQITLAQLLAHRLASLKERGDLRPQHVSMAKRNNVRMAREQSRIAREILGGNGITADYSPMRHLANMETVYTYEGTHDIHSLILGQDLTGIAAFD